In Saimiri boliviensis isolate mSaiBol1 chromosome 13, mSaiBol1.pri, whole genome shotgun sequence, the genomic window ATCTCCTTTCTGTGCCATAAAAATTCACATACTAGCAGAGGTAATACTTctctgcattaaaaaagaaaaaaaaaagacccttctTTCTTGTTTCCCTAACtaataatgtttccatttttaagctTGCTATGCACATTCCAAAATGAATGCAGGCCTAGTGTTTATAAGACAAAATTGTAAGATCGCAGATCTCTAAATATTTCTCTCAGGTATACTTTGATTATTAAAAACCTACAATCTTATTTGCAATAATTCCATTTCTTGGAACAGCATTATCCTCGGTAGGTTTTCTGGTCTTCATTTGGTCCGTAAGGtttttttcaaagggaaaaaCTAAAGAGGCTCTCTATCTTTCTGGTGTCTTATTACTTTaccaaaacaatttcaaaaatgttaaaaactggGTCTTCACTCAGGCCTACAGGGAATCCTCAACCACCAGGCATTACTAATTGCTATGTAGACATGGATGTGACATTAGCGTTAAAGAGAAAATACCAAATGAAGGCCTTTAGATCTTAAAGGAATGAATGACATTGCATATTACCCATCATCTAACAGAGCCATCATCCTACAATCCACCCTAGCCATTCAaacacttcattcattcactcagctgctccttcatttattcattcatcaagaTATACCAAGAGCCAACTAAGTGTGAGACAGGGATGAGGCACTGAACACTGTGAAGTCTTTGTCACTGTGCTGAAAGTCTACAAATTAACTCTCCTACTGAGCTGTCTGTCCTCTGTCTCGTATTGAGCTACAAACACTACCAGTCCTAACTTTAGAAATTTTTACTGAAGTCACACACTACCTATCTCCCTGGAACATTTTGAGATGGCACTAGTGACCAGAGCAATCTCAATATAAAATGCAGACAACCTGGTAGCTCAACAGTAGCCCATCTAACGTGAAATAAAAGCTTTGACAGACCAAtgcaggagaaatgaaaacaacattttttaGGTCTACTAATGTAACATGAAAGGGAAGACCGTCCATTCTGGTCATGTTGATTGCTTCATAGTAGCATGCACACAGGGAGACTCTAAGGATGCTTTTTCCTACAATACTTGATAACCAAAACTCATTTTTTCTTACAGTGTTGTTTTTATCATGCTAAGGATGAgaagaaaagattataaaaaacatacagtaaatcacaaaatatgaaaacaggGATTGGAAGAGTAAGCTCTTTTCCAGTTAACCATTAATAACAGTCTCCGCATTACTATTTTATGGACATAAGCAAAGTATCTGAAAAGTAATTCATTTTAAGATGCTCCAAGAAAAAAACCTTGAATTAAACCTGGAGACCAATTTCCCCAAAAAAATGACTTGCAAAATTGAAATGGTAAACTTGTATTGTGCCCTCAGGAACAGGGCTCTTGGTGGTGTttcaaagcacaataaaaatgtGCTTTCTGATAAGACCAAcacatgaagtttaaaaaaaaaaaaagacgctaACTTTTACTAAATGTTACAATCAATGATGTAACTTATATAAGTAGGGTTACTTTGTCACATATTGATAGTTACCTCACTTTCACATCCACATTAACTTGATTTTAAATGCAATTAATACATATAGTCAAGGAAGACTAATGGACTACATTCTGCACTTAACCTGGTGGACATTTTCAAATGGCACAAGTGACCAGTGCAAACCTATTTTGCATTGTAAACGACTAAATAAATCTTAATGGATTAAGAATGATCAGCTATCAACACACAAGGGAAATTAAGTGCTGAAATGCCtacattgattattttaaattattagcctTACTCTGTTCTTGAATTTGTATGCTTTTAGTGAGCTTTAACACATTTACAAGACTTATTGACTATAATTACAAGAGAATTCAAGTAATGGACACATCAATTATAAGCAACATGTCTTGACCAGACAGTTGCATAAAGAATTCTAAAAAGAGCTCCATTAGCATCTTCCTCTTAGTTTTATTCAGTTTTATCTGCCTTAAGAGGGCATATGAAGAAAGTACATATTTTCTGCGCATGTGAACAAGACTTATTTCGAAAACTGTATCATTTCAGAAAGAAAGCTGCAACAAGGCACTGACAGAGATACTAACAATGCGAACAAATAAGCATTCAGGCTTATTCCCCAAAAATGGCTGCAGTGCATGGGAAGATTTGAGATCAGAAGCATTTATCTAGATTAATCTTACGTAGGTTGCCCCTTTACTTCCTTCAGTGAAAAACTTATCTATCTTTAATCACCCTAAACAAGTAATGACGCTTCAAACTCTTTGATCTTCTTCCTTGTAAACATGCACTAAGTATCAAAAACTGTACGAATTTAAAGTATAGCTTTAATAATAAGCCATTATTTAAAAGTACAGTAAAATAAACCTTACagttttaatgaaaatatgttcattgAAATGTGAATTTATTATTCAAATCCACTCATAAATTCAACCATGGAGACAGAACTTGTCTAAGCAGAGCACAATGATTTAGAAAAGCtgtctatttaaaataaagaatgtatgGCAGGTTTATAGAAACAGTGCAgtgaatttttacataaatttagaACAGTAGCTTATGCattttccaccaaaaaaaatgtttttaaaaaaactttccagCTAAAATTGAACATTAAAATGGAACACTAACTGTGACAGAGCACAGAGACTAAACCAGGTGCTACCTCCAGGAACACCAGATCCCCAGCACATGTTACCTTTGGAAAGTGGTGGCTAATTCTGATCCATGAAGGTAGAATCTTATTGCCTGGAAGTTACACTTTTAGACATAAAATATCTAGTGATGAATATTTTTACATCCCTAATATCATAAGAAAAATCTGATTACTCCATTCCTTAAAAGTCACTTAACATGTCCTCTGAAATTACAAGGTACCACTTAATATATACTTTGGAAAACCAAATAATTAGGACTCAGAAACAACTGAAAAGCTGCAACAGACAGCAGTTTTTAAAAGGCATCAGAGGGACTAGgctttttaacaaaattcaaagAAACTTGTCAACTAATCTGCCTTTGAGATCACTAGAGCTTAATTACCCTTAAAAATGTTAAGTGTCAACAATGACTTATTACAGCCAAGCAGAGCAGCACATAGCAGTGAAATGTGAACCAGGTGGAGGCCAATGAGCGGCTACAGGTAAGGCTGTGTATCTGGATGGGAACAAATGGTCCCATGTCCTCACTGACTTGGCTTGCTGCAGAGCTACATACCTGTATGAGTGCGAATGTGTGCCAGGAAGGCCATCGAGTTGCTGCTTCGACACATCTTCCCACAATACTTGCAGATGTTTCCCTGGTTTTCCTCCCTCTCCCGGTTGATTTGCTCAGTGTCTTCCACTATGTATTTATTCACCTCCCGTAGCAATTCCTCATGCTGTCCtttaatatgtagaaataaattcTGTTCAGAATCAAAGGGCTCTGTGCACTTGACACATTTAAAGGTGGCCCCTCCCTCCGGAAGCTCTTCCACACTGGCCTGCTCATTTCTCATGTGGCCGGCACTAGCCAGATGCTGGTGAAGGTTGCTTTCGGTATAGAATGACTTTCCACAGAGTAAACAGTGAAAGTGCTTCTCTTTTGTAGGATGCTTCATGGCTATGTGAACGTTCAGTCCACTCAGTCCATCTGCTAAGAAGCCACAATCATCACAGCGAATTCGTGTAGACTCACCAAGGGAACTgccttcagatttcttttttttcacaccTTGAGCACAGTCTTTCAAGGGGAGCTCATTAATTCTCACTCCGGTTGCTATCAGGCCCTCTTCAGACTGGTCTATCAACTCACCAtcttctgggttctttattcttaTTATGGAGGAGTCAAATCGGCCAAAACTGTACATGGCCTGCCCTTTATCATCAATACTAATTATAGTTTCATAGACATCATTACTTTCAACTGTGCTATCAGAAGCTGGGCCATCCTCctccaaaataatttctgtttcatGTTGGGAATTCATCAGAATTTCCTTATTCTCCAGAATGGGATCTTCTTGGACCCTTTTCAGGTCCTCCAAACCATGCCCACATGCAACTTTGTTCTGACCCCCCTTCTCCAGATTTCCCTGTTCTCTGGTTATTCTTGTCACAACAGGAGCGAGGCTTTCAGCTGAGAGCTCCCCAGTGAGCACTGCAGGACACAGGTGTCTGTGAGGAACGTCACCTTCACTGTCCCCTatgcttcctccttccctctcacaATGGATGCGTAGCTCACCTGCATCATTCAATAGCTCATGGTTTTTCTTTGCTGCCTCACAATTTAAAGCAGAGCTTcctgaattttcattttgaaatctgCTTGGGGAGTCATGGTTCAAGGAAATAGTAAAGGACATCATCTCCTCGGGTTTCCTAACTTTACCCTTGACAGGAGGAGCCTGTTGAAAAGTCTCACAAAAGGCATGGTCTTCATTGAAATTAGATTCTTCTTCAGTCTCAACTTCTACAGAGTCAGCAGCACAGAGCACTTTAGACATATCTAAATTGgtattctcatttaaaatagaGCAATCTGCAGCATTTCTAGATTTAAGAGTATCAGATGGTTGAtctgaaattatttgaaattcctCAGCATTTTGTTGATGCTCTTCTTCAGGCACGATGATGTTTTTGGACGTGTCTGCAGAACCTGCTTCCACATTAGCAGAGTTCAGGTAAgactgccttttcattttgtgtttctcTGTTGCTGCGTGCCTGGTCATCTCGCGACGAGTCACTGCGTAGTAATCGCATGCCATGCAATAAAACTCAAACTCTTTTGTATGTTTCCGTTTTACATGCAGCTCTAGAGAAGCAGAGGAGTGAGCATTAAACTCACAGTGCACACATTTATTCTCATCTGTGCCTGTAACATCTCTCTGGGAGTACCCATCTCCCTGCTGGACGACGTCCTCTAGCTCTAGAGATATTTGCTCCTGTTTATCAAGAAGATGCCTGTTAACTTCTCCATCTAGagaatgaaatacattttcaacttTGGCTTCAACTGAGTTTCCATGATCTGCCTTTTCTAAAACAGAGGTGTGTGACTCAGCTGGTTTGTTAGCATGGTCATCTGACAGGGTCATTGCTGAGCCAGCATTCTTTTTTCCGGCTTCAAGGCCACCCCCTTCAGGGCCAACAATGATATCTGAACTGTGTTTTCCACTTGCTTCTATTTCTACCCGTCCTTTATGTTTCTTAGTAGCACAATGACGTTCCATATCTCCCTTAGTTACAGTGTAATACTTACACACTTTGCATAAATAACTATACTGGTGACTGTGTTTTCGTCTAATGTGAACAGTCAAGTTTGTAATACTAGAGGCCAAAAGACCACAGTGTGAACATGTCCGTGAGATGTTCCCTTTAGGTCTCCCTCTCTTTGGAGTAGTGGTCAAAGCTAATTCATCGTCTTTGGTGCTCTCACCAGACTGTGACAGTTCCTTAGGCATCAGCAGGCCCTTCTCAAGATAGGAACGCTCTTGTAATTGCACACCTACATGGCCTTCAAACCTTCCATTTCCAGAAAcattaaattcttcttttttatcaTTTGCACCTATACATACCCTTTCAATACATTCTTCAAAGCTTAAgccaatattatttttcttagcattttcaaGGTGCTTGCTTCTTTTAATGTGCTTCTCCATTCCTTCTTTGCTCAATGAATAAAGATTACAAGctttacaaagaaaatgataGTCCTGACCATGCCGAAGCTTTATATGTCTCGTGAGGACAGTAGAAGATCTTGTTTTATAAAAACACTTCTTACACTGAAACTGAGGCTTACTGGAATGCCTCACTTCATTACCATGGCTTACCCTGGACTTCACAGGCTCTTCCTGAGCCACTTTTCCTGAGTCATCCATAGactcttttgcattttctgattcTAAAGTACTTAAAGGTAAGGTCTGTAAAACCAAATCACTGTTAGATGACTGCAAAGTCTTTGGTTGAACCAATGAACTAATATGCTTCTCAGTGGTTTtgtgttcttccatgtctttttcagacaaaaagAACAGATTACAAGGCGTGCAAAGAAAATCCATATTATGCTTTTCCTTCATGTGGTCTCTAAGATTTACTTCATCCAAGGATGTAAATGAACAGCAGTGACAACTCAGGACAGAAGCAGTTTGCTGATGCTGGTGACTGTGCAGATGTTCATCTAAGTCCCTCCTTGATATACTAGAGAAGTCACAAGCATGGCAGTCAAATTTCATCTCTCTGGCATGGCATCTTTTCACATGGATTTCCAAATCTGTCCTATGTGTAGCGACTTGCCCACAGTCTGCACAAGCACACAATGTCTGAGGGTCAGAAGCTGGCTTCACCATCAGGGAGTCCAGCCTGGAGCCCGGAGGACAGGCACTCCCCCGACCCtgctccacctcctgagtttctgAGGTAGTCATGCACAGTCTCTGCACACTGCTGCTCGCTTCCAAGTGTTTCGGCACTGACTCTGCATCGTGTGTTTTCATCTGTGTTCTAAAGTGTCTCATAAACATCCTCTGAGTTTCACTTGTGCCTCTTTTAATTCCTAAAAGATTAAACCTTTTCTTTGCCTGGCCCTTCAAGGTAAAAGTGCTGCTTCGTCGACGAAAGCTATTACCCAACACGAGAATACTTCGCTCGGGTCTTGGCCTCGAGGTTATGCCGATACCGTGTGCTGCCTGCTGGGTATTTTTGGTAGATTCCAATTTCTCTAAGAGACCCTCTGAGGTTACTAAGGTGTCTAGCTTTTTACTCTGGTTTTCAGAATTCTGAGTTATTCCAAGGGAAGTAACATTTTCTTCAACAATCTCTACTTCCTGTGACGAAGTATTTCTGGAAGGCATCATTTCAACAAGAAGCTCACTACTACAGCCACTTTGTTTAGAAATGCTTCCTGTCAAATCTGTAAATTTGCTTCCCACATTTTGTAATCCTTTTGAATCACTATTTTTTGCTATTGGTTTAGAAGTTCTTGGCTTGGAGCGaacattttttgttgtcattgtacATGTTTTTTTAGGAAAAGGCTGTTTTGTTAAGATCTGTACAAATCCTCCACGAGCAGCCAGAT contains:
- the ZNF407 gene encoding zinc finger protein 407 isoform X1; the protein is MMDSENKPENDEDEMIHKEAQDLTKLSSHSEDHGRVSAGIASLPENSTSKRGFSESSNFDSVVIGEDNNKHASKRKKLDEAEPFKSGKQDVGRLETSESSATEEGIAVDAAGKKASLNDCMVGGTCLPNALSPSRDVSTIDVVSLKTDIEQTSAQEMVSLHLERESPFPLKEVNVSCTIGNVDTVLKCSTCGHLFSSCSDLEKHAESHMQQSKEHTCCHCSHKAESSSALHTHIKQAHGPQKVFSCDLCGFQCAEENLLNAHYLGKTHLRRQNLAARGGFVQILTKQPFPKKTCTMTTKNVRSKPRTSKPIAKNSDSKGLQNVGSKFTDLTGSISKQSGCSSELLVEMMPSRNTSSQEVEIVEENVTSLGITQNSENQSKKLDTLVTSEGLLEKLESTKNTQQAAHGIGITSRPRPERSILVLGNSFRRRSSTFTLKGQAKKRFNLLGIKRGTSETQRMFMRHFRTQMKTHDAESVPKHLEASSSVQRLCMTTSETQEVEQGRGSACPPGSRLDSLMVKPASDPQTLCACADCGQVATHRTDLEIHVKRCHAREMKFDCHACDFSSISRRDLDEHLHSHQHQQTASVLSCHCCSFTSLDEVNLRDHMKEKHNMDFLCTPCNLFFLSEKDMEEHKTTEKHISSLVQPKTLQSSNSDLVLQTLPLSTLESENAKESMDDSGKVAQEEPVKSRVSHGNEVRHSSKPQFQCKKCFYKTRSSTVLTRHIKLRHGQDYHFLCKACNLYSLSKEGMEKHIKRSKHLENAKKNNIGLSFEECIERVCIGANDKKEEFNVSGNGRFEGHVGVQLQERSYLEKGLLMPKELSQSGESTKDDELALTTTPKRGRPKGNISRTCSHCGLLASSITNLTVHIRRKHSHQYSYLCKVCKYYTVTKGDMERHCATKKHKGRVEIEASGKHSSDIIVGPEGGGLEAGKKNAGSAMTLSDDHANKPAESHTSVLEKADHGNSVEAKVENVFHSLDGEVNRHLLDKQEQISLELEDVVQQGDGYSQRDVTGTDENKCVHCEFNAHSSASLELHVKRKHTKEFEFYCMACDYYAVTRREMTRHAATEKHKMKRQSYLNSANVEAGSADTSKNIIVPEEEHQQNAEEFQIISDQPSDTLKSRNAADCSILNENTNLDMSKVLCAADSVEVETEEESNFNEDHAFCETFQQAPPVKGKVRKPEEMMSFTISLNHDSPSRFQNENSGSSALNCEAAKKNHELLNDAGELRIHCEREGGSIGDSEGDVPHRHLCPAVLTGELSAESLAPVVTRITREQGNLEKGGQNKVACGHGLEDLKRVQEDPILENKEILMNSQHETEIILEEDGPASDSTVESNDVYETIISIDDKGQAMYSFGRFDSSIIRIKNPEDGELIDQSEEGLIATGVRINELPLKDCAQGVKKKKSEGSSLGESTRIRCDDCGFLADGLSGLNVHIAMKHPTKEKHFHCLLCGKSFYTESNLHQHLASAGHMRNEQASVEELPEGGATFKCVKCTEPFDSEQNLFLHIKGQHEELLREVNKYIVEDTEQINREREENQGNICKYCGKMCRSSNSMAFLAHIRTHTGSKPFKCKICHFATAQLGDARNHVKRHLGMREYKCHVCGVAFVMKKHLNTHLLGKHGVGTPKERKFTCHLCDRSFTEKWALNNHMKLHTGEKPFKCTWPTCHYSFLTASAMKDHYRTHTGEKSFLCDLCGFAGGTRHALTKHRRQHTGEKPFKCDECNFASTTQSHLTRHKRVHTGEKPYRCPWCDYRSNCAENIRKHILHTGKHEGVKMYNCPKCDYGTNVPVEFRNHLKEQHPDIENPDLAYLHAGIVSKSYECRLKGQGATFVETDSPFTAAALAEEPLVKEKPLRSSRRPAPPPEPVQQVIIFQGYDGEFALDASVEETAAATLQTLAMAGQVARVVHITEDGQVIATSQSGAHVGSMVPGPILPEQLADGATQVVVVGGSMEGHSMDESLSPGGAVIQQVTKQEILNLSEAGVAPPEASSALDALLCAVTELGEVGGRAGLEEQGRPGPKDVLIQLPGQEVSRVAANPESPEIQMFPEAQDTPATMEVLTQVVRPSASMASQERAQVAFKKMVQGVLQFAVCDTAAAGQLVKDGVTQVVVSEEGAVHMVAGEGAQIIMQEAQGEHVDLVESDGEISQIIVTEELVQAMVQESSSGFPEGATHYIVTELPPGVEDETGVYSHAVLEATDSQELLQAGATLGTEAGAPSGAEQLAGVVIYTQEGSPAAAAIQSQRESSELQEA
- the ZNF407 gene encoding zinc finger protein 407 isoform X2, with protein sequence MMDSENKPENDEDEMIHKEAQDLTKLSSHSEDHGRVSAGIASLPENSTSKRGFSESSNFDSVVIGEDNNKHASKRKKLDEAEPFKSGKQDVGRLETSESSATEEGIAVDAAGKKASLNDCMVGGTCLPNALSPSRDVSTIDVVSLKTDIEQTSAQEMVSLHLERESPFPLKEVNVSCTIGNVDTVLKCSTCGHLFSSCSDLEKHAESHMQQSKEHTCCHCSHKAESSSALHTHIKQAHGPQKVFSCDLCGFQCAEENLLNAHYLGKTHLRRQNLAARGGFVQILTKQPFPKKTCTMTTKNVRSKPRTSKPIAKNSDSKGLQNVGSKFTDLTGSISKQSGCSSELLVEMMPSRNTSSQEVEIVEENVTSLGITQNSENQSKKLDTLVTSEGLLEKLESTKNTQQAAHGIGITSRPRPERSILVLGNSFRRRSSTFTLKGQAKKRFNLLGIKRGTSETQRMFMRHFRTQMKTHDAESVPKHLEASSSVQRLCMTTSETQEVEQGRGSACPPGSRLDSLMVKPASDPQTLCACADCGQVATHRTDLEIHVKRCHAREMKFDCHACDFSSISRRDLDEHLHSHQHQQTASVLSCHCCSFTSLDEVNLRDHMKEKHNMDFLCTPCNLFFLSEKDMEEHKTTEKHISSLVQPKTLQSSNSDLVLQTLPLSTLESENAKESMDDSGKVAQEEPVKSRVSHGNEVRHSSKPQFQCKKCFYKTRSSTVLTRHIKLRHGQDYHFLCKACNLYSLSKEGMEKHIKRSKHLENAKKNNIGLSFEECIERVCIGANDKKEEFNVSGNGRFEGHVGVQLQERSYLEKGLLMPKELSQSGESTKDDELALTTTPKRGRPKGNISRTCSHCGLLASSITNLTVHIRRKHSHQYSYLCKVCKYYTVTKGDMERHCATKKHKGRVEIEASGKHSSDIIVGPEGGGLEAGKKNAGSAMTLSDDHANKPAESHTSVLEKADHGNSVEAKVENVFHSLDGEVNRHLLDKQEQISLELEDVVQQGDGYSQRDVTGTDENKCVHCEFNAHSSASLELHVKRKHTKEFEFYCMACDYYAVTRREMTRHAATEKHKMKRQSYLNSANVEAGSADTSKNIIVPEEEHQQNAEEFQIISDQPSDTLKSRNAADCSILNENTNLDMSKVLCAADSVEVETEEESNFNEDHAFCETFQQAPPVKGKVRKPEEMMSFTISLNHDSPSRFQNENSGSSALNCEAAKKNHELLNDAGELRIHCEREGGSIGDSEGDVPHRHLCPAVLTGELSAESLAPVVTRITREQGNLEKGGQNKVACGHGLEDLKRVQEDPILENKEILMNSQHETEIILEEDGPASDSTVESNDVYETIISIDDKGQAMYSFGRFDSSIIRIKNPEDGELIDQSEEGLIATGVRINELPLKDCAQGVKKKKSEGSSLGESTRIRCDDCGFLADGLSGLNVHIAMKHPTKEKHFHCLLCGKSFYTESNLHQHLASAGHMRNEQASVEELPEGGATFKCVKCTEPFDSEQNLFLHIKGQHEELLREVNKYIVEDTEQINREREENQGNICKYCGKMCRSSNSMAFLAHIRTHTGSKPFKCKICHFATAQLGDARNHVKRHLGMREYKCHVCGVAFVMKKHLNTHLLGKHGVGTPKERKFTCHLCDRSFTEKWALNNHMKLHTGEKPFKCTWPTCHYSFLTASAMKDHYRTHTGEKSFLCDLCGFAGGTRHALTKHRRQHTGEKPFKCDECNFASTTQSHLTRHKRVHTGEKPYRCPWCDYR